A single genomic interval of Microscilla marina ATCC 23134 harbors:
- a CDS encoding AAA family ATPase, with product MFENRVDLEQLKEAVLQIKSEIGKVVVGQPDMVELLVTAILTDGHVLIEGVPGVAKTLTAKLISKIISVDFSRIQFTPDLMPSDVLGTSVYNQKSTEFEFKKGPIFSNLILIDEINRAPAKTQSALFEVMEEQQITFDGTTYQMKPPFIVLATQNPIEQEGTYRLPEAQLDRFLFKIDVGYPSLEEETIILTKALDRKGLSQFNDVQPILSTQSIESFRQKVKEIHVEPELVKYIAEIVSQTRQHNALFLGASPRASLAILNSSRAGAAMQGRDFVQPDDIKKMVAPVLRHRIILTPEKEMEGLGVGEVIKRIVQSVEVPR from the coding sequence ATGTTCGAAAACCGAGTAGATTTAGAGCAACTGAAAGAGGCTGTGTTACAAATCAAATCAGAAATAGGTAAAGTTGTAGTAGGGCAGCCTGATATGGTAGAACTACTCGTTACAGCTATATTAACTGATGGTCATGTATTGATAGAAGGAGTACCTGGTGTTGCCAAAACACTTACCGCCAAGCTAATTTCTAAAATCATATCCGTTGACTTTTCCCGAATTCAGTTTACCCCTGACCTAATGCCTTCTGATGTACTGGGTACATCAGTGTATAATCAAAAAAGTACAGAGTTTGAGTTTAAAAAAGGACCTATATTTTCAAACCTTATCCTTATTGATGAGATAAACCGTGCACCAGCTAAAACTCAATCGGCATTGTTTGAAGTGATGGAGGAGCAGCAAATTACTTTTGATGGTACTACTTATCAAATGAAGCCACCATTTATCGTATTGGCCACCCAAAACCCGATAGAGCAAGAAGGTACCTACCGTTTGCCCGAAGCTCAACTTGATCGTTTTTTGTTTAAAATTGATGTAGGTTATCCTTCTCTTGAAGAAGAAACAATTATTTTAACTAAAGCTCTGGATCGTAAAGGTTTGTCTCAATTTAATGATGTCCAACCTATTCTTTCAACCCAATCTATAGAAAGCTTTCGTCAAAAAGTGAAAGAAATTCATGTAGAGCCTGAACTTGTCAAGTATATCGCCGAAATTGTCAGTCAAACCCGACAGCATAATGCCCTGTTTTTAGGGGCATCCCCTAGAGCATCTCTGGCTATTCTTAATAGTTCGCGTGCAGGTGCTGCTATGCAAGGGCGAGATTTTGTGCAGCCCGATGATATAAAAAAAATGGTAGCTCCAGTTTTACGACATCGTATTATTCTAACCCCTGAAAAAGAAATGGAAGGATTGGGAGTAGGTGAAGTCATTAAGCGTATTGTTCAAAGTGTAGAAGTTCCACGTTAG
- a CDS encoding DUF58 domain-containing protein: protein MKFLQSFYLNNRFFLVIIGIVLLFALGFIVQALVGIAKIALLVLGVLCIIDLLLIYGTRNGLKGARSANEKLSNGDENKIQLHIQNHYSFLTFLKIIDEIPHQFQIRNFLFQTTLEPRTNKTLEYKLRPVKRGEYKFGALNVYISTKIGFIARRYRFAQQQMIPVYPSYLQMRKYELLAISNRLTEAGIKKIRRVGHNQEFEQIKEYVQGDDMRTINWKATARRNNLMVNHYQDEKSQQVYCIVDKGRVMKMPFEQMSLLDYAINASLVISSIAMNKDDKAGLITFNRQIESILPARKGLAQMQSILEVLYKQNTAFKESNFEKLYITLKRKIKHRSLIILFTNFESESALTRQLPYLKAIAGNHLLLVVLFENTELRSLLEAPAYSTEEVYLKTIAEKFDFEKRLIVKELRKCGVHAVLSTPQSLTVNTINKYLEFKSRGLI from the coding sequence ATGAAGTTTCTCCAGTCATTTTATCTAAACAATCGTTTCTTCCTTGTCATCATAGGCATTGTATTGTTATTTGCACTGGGGTTTATTGTACAGGCATTAGTAGGCATTGCCAAAATTGCATTATTGGTTTTGGGTGTACTTTGTATCATAGACTTACTCTTAATATATGGTACCCGTAATGGATTGAAAGGTGCTCGTAGTGCCAATGAAAAACTTTCTAATGGTGACGAAAATAAAATACAGCTGCATATACAAAACCACTACAGCTTTCTTACCTTCCTCAAAATCATTGATGAAATCCCACACCAATTCCAAATTCGCAACTTTCTCTTTCAAACTACCCTTGAACCAAGAACCAACAAAACCCTTGAGTACAAACTACGACCTGTCAAAAGAGGAGAGTATAAATTTGGAGCCTTGAACGTATACATCTCTACCAAAATAGGCTTTATCGCTAGGCGCTACCGTTTTGCCCAGCAGCAAATGATTCCAGTTTACCCATCTTATCTACAAATGCGTAAGTACGAATTATTGGCTATCTCTAACCGTTTGACTGAGGCTGGCATCAAAAAAATAAGAAGAGTAGGGCATAACCAAGAGTTTGAACAAATTAAAGAGTATGTACAAGGCGACGATATGCGAACCATTAACTGGAAAGCTACCGCCCGTCGAAACAACCTGATGGTAAACCATTACCAAGACGAAAAATCACAACAGGTATATTGTATAGTAGACAAAGGTCGAGTAATGAAAATGCCCTTTGAGCAAATGAGCTTATTAGATTATGCCATCAATGCAAGCTTGGTCATATCTAGCATCGCAATGAATAAAGACGACAAAGCTGGTTTAATTACCTTCAATCGCCAAATAGAATCTATTCTCCCCGCCCGAAAGGGACTGGCACAAATGCAAAGTATTTTAGAAGTACTTTATAAACAGAATACGGCGTTCAAAGAGTCAAATTTTGAGAAACTGTATATTACCCTCAAGCGAAAAATCAAACACCGCAGCCTCATTATATTATTTACCAACTTCGAGTCTGAGTCAGCACTTACCCGTCAGCTTCCATACCTAAAAGCTATAGCTGGGAACCATTTACTACTCGTAGTTTTGTTTGAAAATACAGAACTTAGAAGTTTGCTTGAAGCACCTGCTTACTCGACCGAAGAGGTGTACCTGAAGACAATTGCAGAAAAGTTTGATTTTGAAAAAAGACTCATAGTCAAAGAATTGAGGAAGTGTGGAGTACATGCAGTCTTATCCACTCCTCAAAGCCTAACTGTCAATACAATTAATAAATACCTTGAGTTCAAATCACGTGGGTTGATCTAA